Proteins found in one Methylobacter sp. S3L5C genomic segment:
- a CDS encoding integrase arm-type DNA-binding domain-containing protein, with the protein MAKDLLKDVTIRNAKLEDKDKRLNDGEGLYILVKSNGAKWWRFDYTSANKRKTLSLGVYPATGLSDARVKAREAIAKGIDPSDTRKEEKAIKQLATENIIRADAGLPILNSFEHITREWLASTTHLVREITHSKKIRRFEVHVFPVIGGMPINAVKSPDIFSLIKPLFNRLETAHRVCSDIAAAFGYAIAHGFTDYDPAQAVATQIPAQKAKHRAALTEPKDVAQLLRDIGCYQGTFVVQCAFRFLFTIDNPTFNTDWLRSI; encoded by the coding sequence ATGGCTAAAGACTTACTGAAAGACGTGACTATCCGTAACGCAAAGCTGGAAGATAAAGACAAACGGCTTAATGATGGTGAGGGGCTTTATATCCTCGTTAAATCCAATGGCGCTAAATGGTGGCGCTTTGATTACACATCCGCAAATAAGCGTAAAACACTATCCCTTGGTGTTTATCCTGCCACTGGATTAAGCGATGCCAGAGTAAAAGCGCGTGAAGCTATTGCAAAAGGCATAGACCCCAGCGACACTAGAAAAGAAGAAAAGGCCATTAAACAATTGGCGACTGAAAACATAATCCGTGCTGATGCAGGGTTACCCATCCTTAACAGCTTTGAGCACATCACCCGCGAATGGTTAGCATCTACTACCCATCTTGTCAGAGAGATAACCCACAGTAAAAAAATCAGACGCTTTGAAGTTCATGTATTCCCTGTCATTGGTGGCATGCCTATTAATGCAGTTAAATCACCAGACATATTCAGTTTGATTAAGCCACTGTTTAACCGGCTGGAAACCGCTCATAGAGTCTGTAGTGATATAGCCGCCGCCTTTGGCTACGCAATAGCACACGGCTTTACTGATTACGACCCAGCCCAAGCAGTAGCGACACAGATACCCGCACAGAAAGCAAAACACAGAGCCGCTTTAACCGAGCCTAAAGACGTGGCGCAATTGTTGAGAGACATAGGTTGTTATCAAGGAACCTTTGTGGTGCAGTGTGCTTTTAGATTCCTTTTCACCATCGATAACCCGACTTTTAACACGGATTGGCTTCGCTCGATTTAA
- a CDS encoding IS5 family transposase, whose protein sequence is MKRITLSDEEWTRILASLKKLPGVHIGLPDICRQFVNAILWILRTGAQWRVLPSTYGKWNSIFKRFSRWCINGIWGEILCHLAEDADLQDVSMDGSVIRAHACAAGAAYSSAENEALGRSKGGFGCKIHALCDGLGMPIKFILTGGQEAECKQAISLLENVNASAVLADKAYDTNELREWLASREIKAVIPPKSNRKEDIECDYWHYKERHAIECMFGKLKHYRRIATRYEKKAINYMGMLSFSSVLLWLR, encoded by the coding sequence ATGAAGCGGATAACATTAAGTGATGAAGAGTGGACTCGTATTTTGGCAAGCTTAAAAAAATTGCCTGGAGTTCATATCGGTTTACCCGATATTTGCAGGCAGTTTGTTAATGCCATTTTGTGGATATTACGTACGGGAGCACAGTGGCGTGTATTACCGTCAACGTATGGTAAATGGAATAGCATCTTCAAGCGTTTTTCACGTTGGTGTATCAATGGCATATGGGGTGAAATTCTCTGTCATCTTGCTGAAGACGCTGATTTACAAGATGTTTCCATGGATGGTTCAGTTATTAGAGCACATGCCTGCGCAGCTGGAGCGGCATATAGTTCTGCTGAGAATGAAGCACTTGGGCGCTCCAAAGGTGGATTTGGTTGTAAGATTCACGCGCTTTGTGATGGCTTGGGCATGCCCATCAAATTTATCCTGACAGGCGGGCAGGAGGCTGAATGCAAGCAAGCCATATCTTTATTGGAAAATGTTAATGCTTCAGCCGTTTTAGCAGACAAAGCCTACGACACGAACGAGTTGCGGGAGTGGTTAGCCAGTCGTGAAATAAAAGCGGTTATCCCACCTAAATCGAACCGAAAAGAAGATATTGAGTGCGATTATTGGCATTATAAGGAGCGGCATGCCATTGAATGTATGTTCGGTAAGCTCAAGCACTATCGCAGAATTGCTACACGATATGAGAAAAAAGCTATTAATTACATGGGGATGCTATCATTTTCCTCGGTGCTTTTATGGCTGAGGTGA
- a CDS encoding cupin domain-containing protein: MQIQILKPDEADQFYFDEGCFILELSNSPEDPGMSIARATVKAGVTTKLHRLNGIVERYVILSGSAKVEVGESGEQQLSAGDVVIIPSLCSQRITNTGTEDLVFLAICTPRFTEKAYENIE, translated from the coding sequence ATGCAAATACAAATTTTAAAACCCGATGAAGCTGATCAATTCTACTTCGATGAAGGTTGTTTTATTTTGGAATTATCAAATTCACCAGAAGATCCGGGTATGTCTATTGCCAGAGCCACGGTTAAGGCCGGGGTGACCACCAAATTGCACCGTTTAAACGGCATTGTCGAAAGATACGTTATTTTGTCAGGGAGTGCAAAAGTTGAGGTAGGTGAGTCGGGGGAGCAACAGTTATCAGCAGGCGATGTGGTTATTATTCCATCCTTGTGTTCGCAAAGAATTACCAATACGGGTACAGAAGATCTGGTTTTTTTAGCCATCTGCACACCACGTTTTACTGAAAAAGCCTATGAAAATATAGAGTAG
- the queA gene encoding tRNA preQ1(34) S-adenosylmethionine ribosyltransferase-isomerase QueA, whose translation MKKSDFNYLLPDALIAQKPLAERDASRLLCMDRNTGEITDRLFTDFIDLIQPDDLLVFNDTKVIPARLFGSKQSGGKVEILIERIVDDHHAIAHVRASKSSKPGTLIKLDEGYCCVVQGRVDDLFELEFADVNLLWLLEKIGHIPLPPYITRADDESDLTRYQTVFAKESGAVAAPTAGLHFDLAMMDKIKAKGTQTAFVTLHVGSGTFQPVRVEELSEHLMHKEYFAVSQATVDAVQQTRARSGRVIAIGTTAVRALESASNSGQLEPGFGDTDLFITPGYQFKSVDAMLTNFHLPESTLLMLVSAFAGYDSIMNAYSHAIDQSYRFFSYGDAMFLSWRIGR comes from the coding sequence ATGAAAAAAAGTGATTTTAACTACCTGTTACCCGATGCGTTAATTGCGCAAAAACCCTTGGCAGAACGTGATGCCAGTCGCTTGTTGTGTATGGATAGAAACACGGGTGAAATAACTGATCGGTTATTTACCGATTTTATTGATTTAATACAGCCTGATGATTTGCTGGTTTTTAATGATACCAAGGTGATCCCGGCCCGACTGTTTGGTAGTAAACAGTCGGGCGGTAAAGTCGAGATTCTGATTGAACGCATTGTTGACGATCACCATGCTATTGCTCATGTTAGAGCCAGTAAATCGTCAAAGCCGGGCACATTGATCAAGCTCGATGAGGGTTATTGTTGTGTCGTGCAGGGCAGGGTAGATGATTTATTTGAGCTGGAGTTTGCTGATGTAAACTTACTCTGGCTTTTGGAAAAAATCGGTCATATTCCGCTGCCACCTTATATTACCCGCGCCGATGATGAATCCGATTTAACGCGTTATCAAACAGTATTTGCCAAAGAATCAGGTGCGGTAGCGGCACCGACAGCCGGTTTGCATTTTGATCTGGCGATGATGGATAAAATTAAAGCCAAAGGTACACAAACGGCTTTTGTGACCTTGCATGTTGGTAGCGGTACCTTTCAACCTGTGCGAGTGGAAGAATTATCCGAACACCTGATGCACAAAGAATATTTTGCTGTGTCTCAAGCAACGGTTGATGCGGTACAGCAAACCCGCGCAAGAAGCGGGCGGGTCATTGCCATTGGTACGACGGCAGTCAGGGCATTGGAGTCAGCTTCTAACAGCGGTCAACTGGAACCCGGTTTTGGTGATACCGATTTGTTTATTACCCCCGGTTATCAATTTAAGTCAGTCGATGCCATGCTGACCAATTTTCATCTCCCTGAATCCACCTTGTTGATGCTGGTTTCAGCGTTTGCGGGTTACGATTCCATTATGAACGCTTATAGCCATGCGATTGATCAGTCTTATCGGTTCTTTAGTTACGGTGATGCGATGTTTTTGAGTTGGCGCATAGGTAGATAA
- the mfd gene encoding transcription-repair coupling factor: protein MADTLIFSLTVPQAKDQPVIWTGLTGCGDSLALASAIKNENRLFVIVTPDNQTALRLEHELAFFLQGEHPILQFPDWETLPYDVFSPLPQIISERLKTLALLPQVKRGALVVSVTTLMHRLAPREHVLANSFSIKIGDDFNLDLNRLKLESVGYQCVSQVYQHAEFAVRGAIVDLFPMGSKVPFRIELFDEEIESIRTFDPETQRSLEKIEQIQLFPAREFPFTDESIKHFRQAFRAAFPEVSPKNTLYVDVSKGITPNGIEYYLPLFVEQTAALFDYLPSSAVLVVSDTFDATAQAFYAEADERFQQRKYDIERPVLKPEQLFLSAEELATRTAAFARITLDNNETVNGIAFACHPLPNVTLDAKLNEPAKALQQFIQAFDGKILFVAESAGRREALIDKLRSYKITVKQVDSWQAFLTSEVSPCMLVAPMEYGLWLGPDQNKSPAIAIITESLLSGEKVLQRRRRRKSAARELENIVNNLNELTIGSPVVHQEHGVGRYLGLQTLEVGGIKAEFLTLEYAHNDKLYVPVSSLHVIGRYTGMSPENAPLHKLGGDQWGKLKSKAIARIRDVAAELLEIHAKRALKKGHAFVIEDADYQAFADAFPFEETPDQQSAIETILEDMASPHPMDRVICGDVGFGKTEVSMRAAFIAVQSGKQVAVLVPTTLLAQQHYQNFRDRFADWPVRVEVMSRFVSPKQQKQIAEELADGKVDIVIGTHTLLSNELKYKALGLVVIDEEHRFGVRQKEHFKKMRSELDLLTLTATPIPRTLNMAMAGLRDISIIASPPPNRHAIKTFISEWVDAQIREACLREIKRGGQVFFLHNEVKSMDKMARQLAELIPEARIEIAHGQLPERELERIMLDFYHQRFNLLLCSTIIESGIDIPSANTIIIDRADKLGLAQLHQLRGRVGRSHHRAYAYFIVPPKSLMSKDAMKRLEAVEASGDLGAGFMLSSHDMEIRGAGELLGDDQSGQIQEIGFSLYTELLERAVNSLKSGKQPELDTPMNRGAEVDLQTAALIPEDYLPDIHARLVLYKRISSADTLADLHELQVEMIDRFGLLPEPVKTLFSVTELKQKAEKLGIKKIEANVAGGRIIFTSEPNINTEQLITLIQTQAKCYKFDGVDKLRFIKPFETTEQKLEFINRLMATLRLEAVK from the coding sequence ATGGCTGATACACTCATTTTTTCTCTTACTGTTCCTCAAGCAAAAGATCAGCCGGTCATTTGGACCGGTTTAACCGGATGCGGTGATTCTCTGGCGCTGGCTTCGGCCATTAAAAATGAAAATCGTCTGTTTGTCATTGTTACCCCTGATAATCAAACGGCCTTACGTCTTGAGCATGAGTTGGCGTTTTTTTTACAGGGCGAGCATCCTATTTTGCAGTTTCCCGATTGGGAAACGCTACCTTATGATGTTTTTTCACCGTTACCGCAAATTATTTCGGAGCGCTTAAAAACGCTGGCTTTACTGCCTCAGGTGAAACGCGGTGCGCTAGTGGTATCAGTGACTACGTTAATGCATCGACTGGCACCAAGAGAGCATGTTTTAGCCAATAGTTTTTCTATTAAAATCGGTGATGATTTTAATCTGGATCTTAACAGGCTCAAGCTTGAAAGTGTCGGCTATCAGTGCGTGTCGCAAGTCTATCAGCATGCTGAATTTGCAGTTAGAGGCGCGATTGTCGATTTATTTCCGATGGGCAGTAAAGTGCCTTTTCGTATTGAATTGTTTGATGAGGAAATTGAATCTATTCGTACTTTTGATCCTGAAACCCAGCGGTCATTAGAAAAAATTGAGCAGATTCAGTTATTTCCGGCACGGGAATTTCCGTTTACGGATGAGTCCATCAAGCATTTTCGTCAGGCCTTTAGAGCTGCTTTTCCTGAAGTATCGCCAAAAAATACGTTGTATGTGGATGTCAGCAAAGGCATTACGCCCAACGGTATTGAATACTATTTGCCGCTGTTTGTAGAGCAAACGGCGGCTTTGTTTGACTATTTACCGTCATCGGCAGTTTTAGTGGTATCTGATACTTTTGATGCGACCGCACAGGCTTTTTATGCAGAAGCCGATGAGCGTTTTCAGCAACGAAAATATGATATTGAAAGGCCGGTATTAAAGCCTGAACAGTTGTTTTTATCGGCTGAGGAATTGGCGACAAGAACCGCCGCATTCGCGCGTATTACCCTGGATAATAACGAGACGGTTAATGGCATTGCTTTTGCCTGTCATCCGTTGCCTAATGTAACGCTGGATGCCAAGCTCAATGAGCCAGCCAAGGCTTTGCAGCAATTTATCCAGGCATTTGACGGTAAAATACTTTTTGTGGCGGAATCGGCAGGACGCCGGGAAGCTCTGATTGATAAGTTAAGGTCTTATAAAATCACCGTTAAACAGGTAGATAGCTGGCAGGCATTTTTAACGTCCGAGGTATCGCCGTGCATGTTGGTCGCACCGATGGAATATGGTTTATGGCTAGGGCCTGATCAAAATAAATCACCCGCCATTGCCATTATCACGGAAAGCCTGTTATCCGGCGAAAAAGTTCTGCAACGGCGCAGAAGGCGCAAGTCTGCGGCTCGTGAGTTGGAAAATATTGTCAATAATCTTAATGAATTGACCATAGGTTCACCGGTTGTGCATCAGGAACATGGAGTCGGTCGCTACCTGGGGTTACAAACCCTTGAAGTGGGCGGTATTAAAGCCGAATTTCTGACGTTGGAATATGCCCATAACGACAAGCTTTATGTACCCGTTTCATCATTACATGTGATTGGTCGTTATACAGGCATGAGCCCTGAAAATGCACCTTTACATAAGCTGGGTGGGGATCAGTGGGGAAAACTTAAGAGCAAAGCTATCGCGCGTATCAGGGATGTTGCTGCGGAATTATTGGAAATTCATGCTAAAAGAGCATTGAAGAAAGGTCATGCTTTTGTTATTGAAGATGCCGATTATCAGGCGTTTGCCGATGCCTTCCCCTTTGAAGAAACTCCCGATCAACAATCTGCCATTGAAACCATATTGGAAGATATGGCCAGCCCTCATCCAATGGACAGGGTGATTTGCGGCGATGTGGGTTTTGGTAAAACCGAAGTTTCGATGCGGGCGGCATTTATTGCCGTGCAAAGTGGCAAGCAGGTAGCGGTATTGGTGCCGACTACTTTATTGGCTCAGCAGCATTATCAAAATTTTCGGGATCGTTTTGCCGATTGGCCGGTTCGTGTTGAAGTGATGTCGCGTTTTGTTAGTCCCAAGCAGCAAAAACAAATTGCCGAAGAATTGGCCGACGGCAAAGTCGATATTGTTATTGGTACGCATACCTTATTGTCCAATGAACTTAAGTATAAAGCGCTGGGACTGGTGGTTATTGATGAAGAACACCGCTTTGGTGTGCGTCAAAAAGAACACTTTAAAAAAATGCGTAGTGAGCTGGATCTTCTGACCCTAACCGCCACGCCTATTCCACGAACCTTAAATATGGCGATGGCAGGATTGCGGGATATTTCCATTATTGCCAGCCCACCGCCTAATCGTCATGCGATTAAAACCTTTATTAGTGAATGGGTCGATGCCCAAATCAGGGAAGCTTGCCTGCGCGAGATTAAACGCGGCGGCCAAGTGTTTTTTCTGCACAATGAAGTCAAAAGTATGGACAAAATGGCCAGGCAACTGGCCGAATTAATACCGGAAGCGCGGATTGAAATAGCTCATGGCCAATTGCCGGAACGTGAACTTGAGCGCATCATGCTGGATTTTTATCATCAGCGCTTTAATTTATTGTTGTGCTCCACGATCATCGAAAGTGGTATCGATATTCCCAGCGCCAATACCATTATTATTGATCGGGCCGATAAATTAGGGCTGGCACAATTACATCAATTGCGCGGTCGAGTGGGTCGATCACATCACCGGGCTTACGCGTATTTTATCGTGCCGCCAAAATCCTTAATGAGCAAAGATGCGATGAAGCGACTGGAAGCGGTTGAAGCCTCCGGCGATTTAGGCGCAGGGTTTATGCTGTCATCACATGATATGGAAATTCGTGGTGCCGGTGAGTTGCTGGGTGATGATCAAAGCGGTCAAATTCAGGAAATCGGTTTTAGCTTGTACACAGAACTGCTGGAGCGCGCGGTTAATTCCTTAAAATCAGGTAAACAGCCGGAACTGGATACGCCGATGAACAGAGGCGCTGAAGTTGATCTACAAACAGCGGCACTTATTCCTGAAGATTACCTGCCCGATATTCATGCGCGATTGGTGTTGTATAAACGCATATCCAGTGCCGATACGTTAGCCGATTTACATGAACTTCAAGTAGAAATGATAGACCGTTTTGGCTTGTTGCCAGAGCCGGTTAAAACCTTGTTTAGTGTTACTGAATTAAAACAAAAAGCGGAAAAATTGGGCATCAAAAAAATAGAAGCCAATGTTGCAGGTGGGCGGATTATTTTTACCTCGGAACCCAATATTAATACAGAACAGTTGATTACCCTGATACAAACTCAGGCAAAATGTTATAAATTTGACGGTGTGGATAAGTTAAGATTTATCAAGCCGTTTGAAACGACAGAACAAAAACTTGAGTTTATCAACAGGCTAATGGCAACATTAAGGCTGGAAGCCGTTAAGTAG
- a CDS encoding multidrug efflux SMR transporter — MQWIYLSIAIMSEVIATSALKTTEGFTRWVPSLLVVIGYTSSFYFLSLTLRTIPLGVAYAIWSGVGIALLALIGWIIYHQALNMAAIIGITLIIAGVIVLVLFSKTTIH, encoded by the coding sequence ATGCAGTGGATCTATCTGTCAATAGCAATCATGTCTGAAGTTATTGCAACTTCCGCACTTAAAACCACAGAAGGTTTTACGCGCTGGGTTCCCTCGTTGCTTGTCGTTATTGGCTACACATCGTCATTCTACTTTCTTTCACTGACATTGCGTACCATACCGCTCGGTGTCGCCTATGCCATCTGGTCCGGTGTTGGCATAGCCCTGCTCGCACTGATTGGCTGGATAATCTATCATCAGGCACTCAACATGGCGGCTATTATTGGCATTACCCTGATAATCGCCGGCGTGATTGTACTGGTTCTTTTTTCCAAGACGACAATACACTGA